One Nicotiana sylvestris chromosome 12, ASM39365v2, whole genome shotgun sequence genomic window carries:
- the LOC104225854 gene encoding condensin-1 complex subunit CAP-D2, whose translation MAPSFVFPQNLHSLEEEVEDSDTDSNRLSVQNPTSLTTLPPSQLEEFVKGVSFDLSDKELFCVEEQEVFDRVYSLVKEFACLTPGCKLNLVESLRSNLSVLLPTVDSLLRVSQQKEGNADEGEEEEDERSLADRVASYRNAFKIYTFFLIHIVLIEESNSSSNKTKVVASSRKKQLVSAWSWEPQRARILNLVANSLEINLSLLFGSSDPDENYLSFIVRNAFSIFENAAVLKDSEAKDALTRIVGTCATKYHYAAQSCASILHLVHKYDFAVSHLADAVAWAEKKYADGSVASSLIREIGRTAPKDYVKDTVGAENVGRFLVELADKMPKLFSTNIGLLIPHFGGESYKIRNALVGVLGKLVMKAFDDAEFEVSSKSIRLRTKQAMLEILLERCRDVSAYTRSRVLQVWAELCEEHSVSIGMWNEVAAVAAGRLEDKSAIVRKSALSLLIIMLQHNPFGPQLRAASFEATLKQYKKKLDDLGPKTQSTSVLDGLPSYGETSNGDGEVHDVGEGMNKEQDNSLTDSFLPHEEDLIGQKDDDSVPDVGNLEQTRTLVASLEAGLRFSNCVSATMPTLVQLMASSSATDVENTILLLMRCRQFQIDGSEACLRKMLPLVFSQDKAIYEAVENAFITIYVRKHPEETAKNLLNLAIDSNIGDLAALEFLIGALMSKGDLTTSTLSALWDFFCFNIAGTTAEQSRGALSILCMAAKTSNAVLSSHLQDIIDIGFGRWAKVEPLLARTACLAIQRLSEEDRKKLLSTNGSRVFSILESLVTGFWLPEHIWYAAADRAIATIYTIHPYPDKMAADLVKKSLSCVFDCSDGDELQNGSSNMLTTVQVTKLSRFLFVVSHVAMNQLVYIESSVRKIQKEKAKREKMVTEDKSDCIDNTGAQKDNGINAELGLAASEDAFLDTLSERAEKEIVSGGSRERNLIGYCAPFLSKLCRNYSLMQKYPELQSSGMLALCRFMIIDADFCDANLQLLFTVVENAPSETVRSNCTVALGDLAVRFPNLLEPWTEHMYARLRDPSVSVRKNAVLVLSHLILNDMMKVKGYINEMAICLEDEDERISNLAKLFFHELSKKGNNPIYNLLPDILGKLSSQNLKEESFCSIMQFLIGSIKKDKQMEALVEKLCHRFSGVTDVRLCEYISYCLSQLSYTDKSMRKLIELFKTYEHSLSEDSVMDNFRIIISKGKKFAKPELRSCIEEFAEKLNKFHIERKEQELTAKNAQSHQQKVESLESIVVTKTEEDEIGESEITEDSEVTDPSMEGQTECSPSEPRSAELEANSHASSEVTDSAIDENEVQSPISRPRGAYRSRAKNSSKSDQNLETYTSTRRTTRSSRRS comes from the exons ATGGCTCCATCTTTCGTATTTCCCCAAAATTTACATTCTCTGGAGGAGGAAGTGGAAGACTCCGACACTGATAGCAATCGCCTCAGTGTTCAAAATCCCACTTCACTCACCACTCTCCCTCCTTCTCAATTAGAAGAATTCGTCAAAG GCGTCTCCTTCGACCTTTCTGACAAAGAGCTTTTCTGCGTGGAGGAGCAGGAAGTGTTTGATCGCGTGTATTCCCTGGTGAAGGAGTTTGCTTGCCTTACTCCTGGTTGTAAGCTCAATCTAGTGGAGTCTCTTAGGTCCAATCTTAGCGTACTGCTCCCTACGGTGGATTCACTCTTGAGGGTGTCTCAGCAAAAGGAGGGAAATGCTGATGAAGGTGAGGAGGAGGAGGATGAGCGTTCGCTTGCTGATCGAGTGGCATCATATCGAAATGCTTTCAAGATTTACACTTTCTTCCTCATTCATATTGTGCTCATTGAGGAGTCTAACTCTAGTTCTAACAAGACAAAA GTTGTTGCTAGTAGTCGGAAGAAGCAACTTGTCAGTGCGTGGAGTTGGGAGCCACAAAGGGCAAGGATACTGAACTtggttgcaaattcattagagaTCAACCTCTCACTTCTCTTTGGATCATCAGACCCCGATGAAAATTACTTGTCCTTCATTGTGAG GAATGCTTTTTCGATATTTGAGAATGCGGCAGTCTTAAAAGATTCAGAGGCAAAAGATGCCTTGACTCGCATAGTTGGGACATGTGCTACCAAATACCACTATGCTGCACAATCATGTGCTTCAATTTTGCACCTGGTTCACAAATATGATTTTGCAGTTTCTCATTTGGCTGATGCGGTTGCTTGGGCTGAGAAGAAGTATGCTGATGGTAGTGTGGCTTCTTCTCTTATCAGAGAGATAGGGAGGACAGCCCCGAAAGACTATGTGAAGGATACTGTAGGGGCTGAAAATGTTGGGCGCTTTCTCGTAGAGCTCGCTGATAAAATGCCAAAGTTGTTCTCAACTAATATTGGCTTATTAATCCCACATTTTGGAGGTGAATCTTATAAAATAAGAAATGCTCTTGTTGGGGTGTTGGGTAAGTTGGTCATGAAGGCTTTTGACGATGCTGAATTTGAAGTGAGTTCTAAATCCATTCGTCTCCGAACCAAACAGGCCATGCTGGAAATCTTGTTGGAACGTTGCAGGGATGTGTCAGCCTATACAAGGAGTCGAGTGCTTCAAGTCTGGGCTGAATTATGTGAAGAGCATTCAGTTTCGATAGGCATGTGGAATGAGGTTGCAGCAGTAGCAGCTGGGAGGTTAGAGGATAAGAGTGCAATTGTCAGAAAATCTGCACTCAGTCTCCTTATAATAATGTTGCAGCACAATCCCTTTGGACCCCAGCTTCGAGCAGCATCTTTTGAAGCAACCTtaaaacaatacaagaaaaagtTAGATGACCTAGGACCAAAGACTCAGTCAACAAGTGTTTTGGATGGATTGCCTTCCTATGGTGAAACTAGTAATGGAGATGGTGAGGTCCACGATGTGGGTGAAGGGATGAACAAGGAACAGGATAATAGTCTGACCGACAGCTTCTtgcctcatgaggaagatctgaTAGGCCAGAAGGATGATGATTCTGTCCCAGATGTTGGGAATTTGGAGCAAACAAGGACCTTGGTTGCATCGCTCGAGGCAGGTTTGAGATTTTCCAATTGTGTGTCTGCCACAATGCCAACCCTTGTCCAATTAATGGCCTCATCTTCTGCCACTGATGTGGAGAACACAATTCTTCTGCTGATGAGATGCAGACAGTTCCAAATAGATGGTTCCGAAGCCTGCCTCCGGAAAATGTTGCCACTG GTATTTTCACAAGACAAAGCAATTTATGAAGCTGTTGAGAATGCTTTCATTACAATATATGTTAGGAAGCATCCAGAGGAAACTGCTAAGAATCTCTTGAATCTTGCTATAGATTCAAATATCGGAGATCTTGCTGCATTGGAATTCCtaattggagccttaatgtccaAGGGTGACTTAACGACTAGCACA TTGTCAGCATTATGGGATTTCTTCTGTTTCAATATCGCTGGAACAACTGCAGAACAAAGTCGTGGTGCTTTATCTATTTTATGCATGGCAGCAAAAACATCAAATGCTGTTCTCAGCTCTCACTTACAAGACATCATTGACATAGGCTTTGGGCGTTGGGCAAAAGTGGAACCTTTACTTGCTAGGACAGCATGTCTTGCTATTCAGAGGCTGTCTGAAGAGGACAGGAAAAAATTGTTATCCACTAATGGAAGTCGTGTATTTAGTATCTTAGAAAGCTTAGTTACTGGCTTTTGGCTTCCTGAACATATATGGTATGCTGCTGCAGATAGAGCAATAGCTACTATATATACTATCCATCCGTATCCTGACAAAATGGCTGCTGATCTGGTGAAGAAATCTCTTAGTTGCGTATTTGATTGTAGTGACGGGGATGAGCTACAAAATGGTAGCTCCAATATGCTAACCACAGTTCAAGTGACAAAACTCAGTAGGTTTCTTTTTGTCGTAAGCCATGTAGCTATGAACCAATTGGTTTACATCGAGTCTTCGGTCcgcaagattcagaaagaaaaAGCAAAGAGAGAGAAAATGGTTACTGAGGATAAGAGTGATTGCATAGATAATACTGGTGCACAGAAG GATAATGGTATCAATGCAGAGTTAGGTCTTGCAGCTTCTGAAGATGCATTCCTCGATACACTATCTGAAAGAGCAGAGAAAGAAATTGTATCTGGTGGTTCTCGTGAAAGAAACTTGATTGGCTATTGTGCACCTTTTCTTTCTAAACTCTGTAGGAATTACAGTTTGATGCAGAAG TACCCTGAACTTCAATCATCCGGAATGCTTGCATTATGTCGATTTATGATAATTGACGCAGACTTCTG TGATGCAAATCTCCAGCTTCTTTTCACTGTTGTGGAGAATGCACCTTCTGAAACTGTTCGATCAAATTGCACTGTTGCTCTTGGAGATCTGGCAGTTCGTTTTCCTAATCTGTTAGAGCCATGGACAGAGCACATGTATGCAAGATTAAGAGATCCATCAGTTTCTGTGAGAAAGAATGCTGTATTGGTTCTTTCTCATCTGATACTGAATGACATGATGAAG GTGAaaggttacataaatgaaatGGCCATCTGTTTGGAAGATGAAGATGAAAGAATTTCAAATCTAGCCAAACTTTTCTTTCATGAGTTGTCAAAGAAAG GGAACAATCCTATTTATAACCTGCTTCCAGATATCCTTGGCAAGTTATCTAGCCAGAACTTGAAAGAAGAATCATTCTGCAGCATCATGCAATTTTTAATTGGTTCAATTAAGAAG gacaagcaaatggaGGCTCTTGTTGAAAAGCTGTGCCATAGATTTAGTGGAGTTACGG ATGTTAGGCTATGCGAATACATCTCCTATTGCCTCTCTCAGCTATCATACACTGACAAGAGCATGAGAAAGCTGATAGAGTTGTTTAAGACGTATGAACATTCCTTATCTGAAGACTCTGTGATGGATAATTTTCGAATTATTATCAGCAAG GGGAAGAAGTTTGCTAAACCTGAACTCAGATCATGCATTGAAGAGTTTGCGGAAAAGCTGAATAAGTTCCACATAGAGAGGAAGGAACAAGAACTTACTGCCAAAAATGCTCAAagccatcaacagaaagtggagAGCTTGGAGAGCATTGTGGTGACTAAAACCGAAGAAGATGAAATTGGTGAATCTGAAATTACTGAAG ATTCTGAAGTCACCGATCCATCAATGGAAGGGCAAACAGAATGTTCACCTTCGGAACCAAGATCTGCTGAGTTGGAAGCAAATTCTCATGCTTCCAGTGAGGTGACTGATTCAGCAATTGATGAAAATGAAGTTCAATCTCCTATAAGTCGCCCCCGAG GTGCCTATAGATCCAGAGCCAAAAACAGCAGTAAAAGTGATCAAAACCTTGAAACTTATACTTCCACTAGAAGAACCACGAGGTCCAGCCGTAGGAGCTAA
- the LOC104225855 gene encoding SNW/SKI-interacting protein A-like, giving the protein MAALKDLLPPAKSTSSTHYDHTSDPWFKNRYTASEAEKTAVIKANPVPPYLKRAGFRPSKLEDFGDGGAFPEIHYAQYPLDMGRKKDWKPGGKTLPVTVDEHGDVRYDAIVRQNENSKKFVYSQHKDLIPKFVKDEDDEDMDGEEKQKIIEETTQETKAALEKIVNVRLSAAQPKNVPTQSQDSKFIKYKPSQQSAAFNSGAKERIIRMVEMPVDPMEPPKFKHKRVPKASGSPPVPVMHSPPRPVTVKDQQDWKIPPCISNWKNPKGYTIPLDKRLAADGRGLQEVQINDNFAKLSEALYVAEQKAREAVAMRSKVQKEMMMKEKEKKEMELRELARKARSERTGVAPPAAERGTMNDDDMSVDYERARDFPKESREDREERSQREKIREERRRERERERRLEAKDAAMGKKSKITRDRDRDVSEKVALGMASTGTSRGEVMYDQRLFNQEKGMDSGFATDDAYNVYDKGLFTAQPTLSTLYRPKKDADSEMYGGADEQLEKIMKTERFKPDKAFAGTSERAAPRDGPVQFEKEVEEADPFGLDQFLTEVKKGKKAMASVGSGGTMKASAGTTRDGYETSSRTRIAFDKGR; this is encoded by the coding sequence ATGGCAGCTCTAAAGGACCTGCTTCCACCAGCAAAATCTACTAGCAGCACACACTATGATCATACAAGTGACCCGTGGTTCAAGAACAGATATACTGCAAGTGAGGCAGAGAAGACAGCAGTCATCAAGGCAAATCCTGTTCCTCCTTATCTGAAAAGAGCTGGCTTTAGGCCATCTAAGCTCGAGGATTTTGGAGATGGAGGTGCATTCCCTGAAATTCACTATGCTCAGTATCCACTGGATATGGGCAGAAAGAAGGATTGGAAACCTGGGGGGAAGACCTTGCCTGTTACAGTGGATGAGCATGGTGATGTGAGGTATGATGCGATTGTGAGGCAGAATGAGAATTCGAAAAAATTTGTTTATTCTCAGCATAAGGATCTTATCCCAAAGTTTGTGAAGGATGAGGATGACGAAGACATGGATGGGGAAGAGAAGCAGAAAATAATTGAGGAGACCACCCAGGAGACCAAGGCTGCTCTTGAGAAGATTGTAAATGTTCGGTTGAGTGCTGCACAGCCCAAAAATGTTCCTACACAATCTCAAGACTCCAAGTTTATCAAGTACAAGCCCTCCCAGCAGTCAGCAGCATTTAACTCAGGTGCAAAAGAGAGGATTATTAGGATGGTGGAGATGCCTGTGGACCCTATGGAGCCACCAAAGTTCAAACACAAGAGGGTTCCAAAGGCCTCTGGTTCTCCACCTGTGCCAGTAATGCATTCTCCACCTCGTCCTGTTACAGTGAAGGACCAGCAGGATTGGAAGATACCTCCGTGTATATCAAACTGGAAGAACCCCAAAGGTTACACAATTCCTCTAGATAAGCGTCTGGCTGCTGATGGTAGGGGACTTCAGGAGGTGCAGATCAATGACAACTTTGCAAAACTATCAGAGGCTCTATATGTAGCAGAGCAAAAGGCCAGAGAAGCCGTTGCAATGAGGTCAAAGGTCCAGAAAGAGATGATGatgaaagagaaggaaaagaaggaGATGGAACTTCGTGAGTTGGCCCGCAAGGCAAGATCTGAGAGAACTGGTGTGGCACCTCCAGCTGCTGAGAGGGGAACCATGAATGATGATGATATGAGTGTGGATTATGAGCGTGCAAGAGATTTTCCTAAAGAGTCAAGAGAAGACAGGGAAGAGCGATCACAGAGGGAGAAGATACGGGAGGAGCGGCGTcgggagagggagagggagagaaGGTTGGAGGCCAAAGATGCTGCAATGGGTAAGAAGAGCAAGATTACCAGAGACAGAGACCGTGATGTCAGTGAAAAAGTGGCTCTTGGGATGGCATCTACTGGTACATCAAGAGGGGAGGTTATGTATGATCAGAGATTATTCAACCAGGAGAAAGGGATGGATTCTGGATTTGCCACTGATGACGCTTACAACGTCTATGATAAGGGCCTGTTTACTGCTCAGCCTACACTTTCTACTCTATACAGACCGAAGAAGGATGCTGATTCTGAAATGTATGGAGGTGCAGATGAGCAGCTGGAGAAGATCATGAAAACAGAACGCTTTAAACCTGACAAGGCATTTGCAGGAACATCAGAGAGAGCTGCTCCAAGAGATGGACCTGTACAATTCGAGAAGGAGGTTGAGGAAGCAGATCCATTTGGTTTGGATCAGTTCTTGACAGAGGTTAAGAAGGGGAAGAAAGCAATGGCGAGTGTTGGTAGTGGAGGAACTATGAAGGCTAGTGCTGGTACCACACGAGATGGCTATGAAACATCTAGCAGAACTCGTATTGCTTTTGACAAGGGGCGTTAA